One Pseudomonas sp. HOU2 genomic window carries:
- a CDS encoding helix-turn-helix domain-containing protein: MNKPDLPSIPVFKLYGESLDWPTPDLLHCETISKRSREHQWEIKPHRHADLCQLLFVFKGQAELEIEGQRTQLDEPAIQVLPPLSVHGFRFSEDVEGFVVTLANPLINHLQAQLGSSVHALAQAEHYPAGKDAQYLNSLFSALQAEYNGHQPAREMLMHSLVSVIMVWVSRQALVRHNASQRPQRQREYLNGFIQLVEETYRQHVKVEDLAHRLGISVSHLNGTCRELAGQPALQIMHERQLLEAKRLLTYTSMTIYEMSELLGFSDPTNFTRLFRRRVGISPKAFRDRLKAEQ; encoded by the coding sequence ATGAACAAGCCTGACCTGCCTTCGATTCCGGTGTTCAAGCTCTACGGTGAAAGCCTGGACTGGCCGACCCCTGACTTGCTGCACTGTGAAACCATTTCCAAACGCAGCCGCGAACATCAATGGGAAATCAAACCCCACCGCCACGCCGATTTGTGCCAGTTGCTCTTCGTCTTCAAAGGTCAGGCAGAGCTTGAAATCGAAGGTCAACGCACGCAGCTCGATGAACCCGCGATTCAAGTCCTGCCACCGTTGTCGGTGCATGGCTTTCGTTTTTCCGAGGACGTCGAAGGCTTTGTCGTCACCCTCGCCAATCCGCTGATCAATCACCTGCAGGCGCAACTGGGCAGTTCGGTGCACGCACTGGCCCAGGCCGAGCACTACCCGGCGGGCAAGGACGCGCAGTACCTGAACAGTCTGTTTTCCGCGTTGCAGGCCGAGTACAACGGCCATCAGCCCGCGCGGGAAATGCTCATGCATTCGCTGGTCAGCGTGATCATGGTCTGGGTCAGCCGTCAGGCGCTCGTGCGCCATAACGCCAGCCAGCGGCCGCAACGCCAGCGCGAATACCTCAACGGGTTCATTCAATTGGTGGAGGAGACGTACCGCCAGCATGTGAAGGTCGAAGACCTCGCGCATCGTTTGGGGATTTCGGTATCACACCTCAACGGCACCTGCCGCGAACTGGCGGGGCAGCCAGCGCTGCAGATCATGCACGAACGCCAGTTGCTGGAAGCCAAACGTTTGCTGACCTACACCAGCATGACCATTTACGAGATGTCGGAGTTGTTGGGGTTTTCCGACCCGACCAACTTCACGCGCCTGTTCCGGCGCAGGGTGGGGATTTCGCCAAAGGCGTTTCGTGACCGGTTGAAGGCCGAGCAGTGA
- a CDS encoding LysR family transcriptional regulator has product MDRLQAMRVFVTVVDLGSQSAAADHLDLSRPVVSRYLAELEDWVGARLMHRTTRKLSLTAAGSETLPRCRQMLELSTDMQAAVSEPHDAPRGLLRISVSTSFGQAQLADAMAAYVKRYPGVSIDLQMLDRTVNLVDERIDLAIRTSNDLDPNLIARRLTVCRSVVCAAPAYLRDNPSPQRVEDLSRHNCLTHSYFGKSLWHFEEDGEPVSVPVQGNISANEASTLLRATLAGAGVAMLPTYQAGVHVHAGELVRLLPHAEPRQMNIYAVYASRKHMPAALRSMLDFLVQRFPENPEWDVGL; this is encoded by the coding sequence ATGGATCGTCTTCAAGCAATGCGCGTGTTTGTCACGGTGGTGGATCTGGGCAGCCAGTCGGCGGCCGCCGATCATCTGGACCTGTCGCGGCCGGTGGTGTCGCGTTATCTGGCGGAGCTGGAAGACTGGGTCGGCGCGCGCCTGATGCACCGCACCACACGCAAGCTGAGCCTGACTGCCGCCGGCAGCGAAACCCTGCCGCGCTGTCGGCAGATGCTCGAACTCTCGACCGACATGCAGGCGGCGGTCAGCGAACCTCACGATGCGCCGCGCGGTTTGTTGCGCATCAGCGTCAGCACCTCGTTCGGCCAGGCGCAACTGGCCGATGCCATGGCGGCGTACGTCAAGCGCTACCCCGGGGTCAGCATCGACCTGCAGATGCTCGACCGCACGGTGAACCTGGTGGATGAACGCATCGATCTGGCGATCCGCACCAGCAATGACCTCGACCCGAACCTGATCGCCCGACGCCTGACCGTGTGCCGCTCGGTGGTTTGCGCCGCACCGGCTTATCTGCGCGATAACCCGTCACCGCAGCGCGTCGAGGACCTGAGCCGGCACAACTGCCTGACGCACTCGTATTTCGGCAAGAGTCTGTGGCATTTCGAAGAGGACGGCGAGCCAGTTTCAGTGCCGGTGCAGGGCAACATCAGCGCCAACGAGGCCAGCACTCTCTTGCGCGCAACCCTGGCCGGTGCGGGCGTGGCGATGCTGCCGACCTATCAGGCCGGGGTGCATGTGCATGCCGGTGAACTGGTGCGTTTGCTACCGCATGCCGAGCCACGGCAGATGAACATCTACGCGGTGTACGCCTCGCGCAAGCACATGCCGGCGGCGCTGCGCAGCATGCTGGATTTTCTGGTGCAGCGGTTTCCAGAGAATCCAGAGTGGGATGTGGGGTTGTAG
- a CDS encoding LysE/ArgO family amino acid transporter, translated as MWQSYVNGLLVALGLIMAIGTQNAFVLAQSLRREHHLPVAALCVACDALLVAAGVFGLATVLAQNPTLLAVARWGGAVFLIWYGSQALRRAFSKQSLDQGENHTVRSLRAVMLSALAVTLLNPHVYLDTVLLIGSLGAQQSVPGAYVVGAASASLLWFFTLALGAAWLAPWLARPSTWRILDLLVAVMMFTVAGQLILAQ; from the coding sequence ATGTGGCAAAGCTATGTGAACGGCCTGCTGGTGGCCTTGGGGCTGATCATGGCGATCGGTACGCAGAACGCTTTTGTGCTGGCGCAGAGTCTGCGCCGTGAACATCACCTGCCGGTGGCGGCGCTGTGTGTCGCCTGCGATGCGCTGCTGGTGGCGGCCGGGGTGTTTGGTCTGGCCACCGTGCTGGCGCAGAACCCGACATTGCTCGCGGTGGCCCGCTGGGGCGGCGCCGTCTTTCTGATCTGGTACGGCAGCCAGGCGCTGCGCCGGGCGTTCTCGAAACAGAGTCTGGATCAGGGCGAAAACCACACCGTACGCTCGTTGCGCGCGGTGATGCTCAGCGCATTGGCAGTGACCCTGCTCAACCCGCACGTCTATCTCGATACGGTGCTGTTGATCGGTTCTCTCGGCGCACAGCAGTCGGTGCCGGGCGCTTATGTCGTGGGCGCGGCGAGTGCCTCGCTGCTGTGGTTTTTCACCCTCGCCCTCGGTGCCGCATGGCTCGCGCCGTGGCTGGCGCGACCGAGTACCTGGCGGATTCTTGATCTTCTGGTGGCAGTGATGATGTTTACAGTCGCAGGGCAATTGATATTGGCGCAGTGA
- a CDS encoding MBL fold metallo-hydrolase, which translates to MIGFTTLKRVLLATATLGFAAHAAAANLTLDVYNPGTKAIFPVTSVLVSGEKDAILVDAQFGKAQAEQVVEKIRASGKHLTTIYISHGDPDYYFGLDTLTQAFPDAVVLASQPTVDHIKQTIDGKLAFWGPKMGADVPAKTIVPGVIKGDSLMLEGQKLQVVGLEGKQPDRSFVWIPSLKAVVGGVVVAENIHVWMADTQTAQSHADWLDTLHSIETLKPKTVVPGHYLGESSRSLASVKFTADYIKAFDEETAKAKDSAALIKAMQKRYPKLGEESSLELSAKVAKGEMKW; encoded by the coding sequence ATGATCGGCTTCACTACTCTCAAGCGCGTTTTGCTGGCCACCGCCACCCTCGGATTTGCGGCCCACGCCGCTGCCGCCAACCTGACCCTGGATGTCTACAACCCGGGCACCAAGGCGATTTTCCCGGTGACTTCGGTACTGGTCAGCGGTGAGAAAGACGCGATCCTGGTCGACGCGCAATTCGGCAAGGCCCAGGCCGAGCAGGTGGTGGAAAAGATCCGAGCCAGCGGCAAACACCTGACCACCATCTACATCAGCCACGGTGACCCGGATTACTACTTCGGCCTCGACACCCTGACCCAGGCTTTCCCCGACGCCGTGGTTCTGGCCTCGCAGCCGACCGTCGATCACATCAAGCAGACCATCGACGGCAAACTCGCTTTCTGGGGGCCGAAAATGGGCGCCGACGTGCCGGCCAAAACCATCGTGCCGGGCGTAATCAAGGGCGACAGCCTGATGCTCGAAGGTCAGAAGTTGCAGGTGGTGGGCCTTGAAGGCAAGCAACCGGATCGCAGCTTCGTGTGGATTCCGTCGCTCAAGGCGGTGGTCGGTGGCGTGGTGGTGGCCGAGAACATTCATGTGTGGATGGCCGATACCCAGACTGCGCAATCCCACGCCGACTGGCTGGACACCCTGCATTCGATCGAAACCCTGAAACCGAAAACCGTGGTGCCGGGTCACTACCTGGGCGAGAGCAGCCGCTCGCTGGCGAGCGTGAAATTCACCGCCGACTACATTAAGGCTTTCGACGAAGAAACTGCCAAGGCCAAGGATTCCGCCGCACTGATCAAGGCCATGCAGAAACGCTACCCGAAACTCGGCGAAGAAAGCTCGCTGGAGCTGAGCGCCAAAGTCGCCAAGGGCGAGATGAAGTGGTAA
- a CDS encoding ACT domain-containing protein, with protein MAGETSLTTLLRSMSPQLNAGEYVFCTVPDNLLPSGLEIVGSFREQEGLTVILERSQAEHAGFAFDYVAAWITLNVHSALEAVGLTAAFASALGKAGISCNVIAGYYHDHLFVGQADAERAMHVLRDLAANAE; from the coding sequence ATGGCTGGCGAAACCTCACTCACGACCTTGCTGCGCAGCATGAGCCCGCAGCTCAACGCCGGCGAATACGTGTTTTGCACCGTGCCTGACAACTTGTTGCCGAGCGGGCTGGAGATTGTCGGCAGCTTCCGCGAGCAGGAAGGCCTGACCGTGATCCTTGAACGCTCCCAGGCTGAACACGCCGGGTTCGCTTTCGATTATGTCGCAGCGTGGATCACCCTCAACGTGCATTCGGCACTGGAAGCAGTCGGCCTCACCGCTGCGTTCGCCAGCGCATTGGGCAAGGCCGGGATCAGTTGCAACGTGATCGCCGGTTACTACCACGATCATTTGTTTGTCGGTCAGGCCGACGCCGAACGCGCCATGCACGTGCTGCGCGATCTCGCAGCCAACGCGGAGTAA
- a CDS encoding LysR family transcriptional regulator ArgP, with translation MFDYKLLSALAAVVEQAGFERAAQVLGLSQSAISQRIKLLEARVGQPVLVRGTPPSPTEIGRRLLNHVQQVRLLERDLQTLVPALDEEGLPERLRIAINADSLATWWAEAVGDFCAEQHLLLDLVVEDQTVGLKRMRAGEVAACVCASERPVAGARSVLLGAMRYRALASPAFIERHFPDGVRAEQLPRTPALVFGPDDFLQHRYLASLGVDGGFEHHLCPSSEGFVRLTEAGFGWGLVPELQVRDQLQRGVLRELLPDKPIDVPLYWHHWRNGGQLLGLLTEQLLRSSPRWLVPLG, from the coding sequence ATGTTCGACTACAAATTGCTTTCCGCGCTGGCCGCCGTGGTCGAGCAGGCCGGATTCGAACGCGCCGCGCAGGTGCTGGGCTTGTCACAATCGGCGATTTCCCAGCGGATCAAACTGCTGGAAGCGCGGGTCGGCCAACCGGTGCTGGTGCGCGGCACGCCGCCGTCACCGACGGAAATTGGCCGGCGGCTGCTCAACCATGTGCAGCAGGTACGCCTGCTCGAACGTGACTTGCAGACCTTGGTGCCGGCGCTCGACGAAGAGGGGCTGCCGGAGCGATTGCGTATCGCCATCAACGCTGACAGCCTCGCCACCTGGTGGGCCGAAGCCGTGGGTGATTTCTGCGCCGAACAGCATTTGTTGCTGGATCTGGTGGTGGAAGATCAGACCGTCGGCCTCAAGCGCATGCGTGCCGGGGAGGTGGCGGCGTGTGTCTGTGCCAGCGAACGCCCGGTGGCCGGGGCGCGCAGCGTGTTGCTCGGGGCCATGCGTTACCGGGCGCTGGCCAGTCCGGCGTTCATCGAGCGGCATTTCCCCGACGGCGTGCGCGCCGAACAGCTGCCGCGCACGCCGGCGCTGGTGTTCGGGCCGGACGATTTTCTCCAGCATCGTTACCTCGCATCCCTCGGTGTCGATGGCGGTTTCGAGCATCATTTGTGCCCGTCCTCCGAAGGCTTTGTGCGCCTGACCGAAGCCGGGTTCGGCTGGGGACTGGTGCCGGAACTGCAAGTGCGCGATCAGTTGCAACGCGGCGTATTGCGCGAACTGTTGCCAGATAAACCGATCGATGTGCCGTTGTACTGGCATCATTGGCGCAATGGCGGTCAGTTGCTGGGCTTGCTGACCGAGCAATTGCTACGTTCTTCACCGCGCTGGCTGGTGCCCTTGGGCTGA
- a CDS encoding NAD(P)-dependent oxidoreductase encodes MSKIAIIGATGRAGSQLLEEALRRGHSVTAIARDTSKIGARAGVVSKNVDVLDSAALQAAVTGHDVVISAAHFATVPASAVVGPVKQAGVNRLLVVGGAGSLLLPDDTRVIDSAGFPAEYKTEASAGAAFLDALRQEKDLDWTFLSPSAEFVEGERTGTFRVGKDHLLFSAEGRSWITFADYAIALIDEVETPKHSRQRFTVGY; translated from the coding sequence ATGAGCAAGATCGCAATCATTGGTGCCACCGGTCGTGCCGGTAGCCAACTGCTGGAAGAAGCCCTGCGTCGCGGCCATAGCGTCACCGCCATCGCCCGCGATACCTCGAAGATCGGCGCGCGTGCCGGTGTGGTCAGCAAGAATGTCGATGTGCTGGATTCGGCAGCGCTGCAAGCCGCCGTCACCGGTCACGACGTGGTGATCAGCGCCGCGCATTTCGCCACCGTCCCGGCCAGTGCCGTGGTCGGCCCGGTGAAGCAGGCGGGTGTGAATCGTCTGCTGGTGGTCGGTGGTGCCGGTTCGCTGCTGCTGCCGGACGACACCCGAGTGATTGACAGCGCCGGTTTCCCCGCTGAGTACAAAACCGAGGCCAGTGCGGGCGCAGCGTTTCTTGATGCCTTGCGTCAGGAGAAGGATCTGGACTGGACCTTCCTCTCGCCATCGGCAGAGTTCGTCGAAGGTGAGCGCACCGGCACCTTCCGCGTTGGCAAGGATCATTTGCTGTTCAGTGCTGAAGGTCGCAGCTGGATCACCTTCGCCGACTATGCGATTGCGCTGATTGACGAAGTGGAAACGCCGAAGCATTCGCGTCAGCGGTTTACGGTCGGATATTGA
- a CDS encoding NAD-dependent epimerase/dehydratase family protein, with translation MKILVTGASGFIGGRFARFALEQGLDVRVNGRRAESVEHLVRRGAEFVPGDLTDADLVRDLCSDVEAVVHCAGAVGLWGRYQDFHLGNVQVTENVVEACLKQRVRRLVHLSSPSIYFDGRDHLGLTEEQVPKRFKHHYAATKYLAEQKVFGAQEFGLETIALRPRFVTGAGDMSIFPRLLNMQRKGRLAIIGDGLNKVDFTSVQNLNEALLSSLLAAGSALGKAYNISNGAPVPLWDVVNYVMRKMEVPQVTKYRSYGLAYSVAALNEGVCKLWPGRPEPTLSRLGMQVMKKNFTLDISRARHYLDYDPKVSLWSALDEFCGWWKAQDIR, from the coding sequence ATGAAAATTCTGGTCACCGGCGCAAGCGGCTTTATTGGCGGACGCTTTGCGCGTTTCGCTTTGGAGCAGGGCCTGGACGTGCGGGTCAACGGTCGCCGGGCCGAAAGCGTCGAGCATCTGGTGCGCCGTGGCGCCGAGTTCGTTCCGGGCGATCTGACCGATGCGGATCTGGTGCGCGACCTCTGCAGCGACGTCGAAGCCGTGGTGCACTGCGCCGGTGCCGTCGGCTTGTGGGGACGCTATCAGGACTTTCATCTGGGCAACGTGCAGGTTACCGAGAACGTCGTCGAGGCCTGCCTCAAGCAGCGCGTGCGGCGGCTGGTGCATCTGTCGTCGCCGTCGATCTACTTTGATGGCCGCGACCACCTTGGCCTGACCGAAGAGCAAGTGCCCAAGCGCTTCAAACATCACTACGCGGCGACCAAATACCTGGCCGAACAAAAGGTCTTTGGCGCACAGGAATTCGGTCTGGAAACCATCGCCCTGCGCCCGCGTTTCGTCACTGGCGCCGGCGACATGAGCATCTTCCCGCGCCTGCTGAACATGCAGCGCAAGGGACGTCTGGCGATCATCGGCGATGGCCTGAACAAGGTCGACTTTACCAGCGTGCAGAACCTCAACGAAGCGCTGCTCAGCAGTCTGCTGGCGGCCGGCTCTGCGTTGGGCAAGGCCTACAACATCAGCAATGGCGCGCCGGTGCCGTTGTGGGATGTGGTCAATTACGTGATGCGCAAGATGGAAGTGCCGCAGGTCACTAAATACCGCTCGTACGGTCTGGCCTACAGCGTCGCGGCGCTTAACGAAGGCGTGTGCAAACTCTGGCCGGGCCGCCCGGAGCCGACCCTGTCGCGGTTGGGCATGCAAGTGATGAAGAAAAATTTCACCCTCGACATCAGCCGCGCCCGGCATTATCTGGACTACGATCCGAAAGTCAGCCTGTGGTCGGCCCTCGACGAGTTCTGTGGCTGGTGGAAAGCTCAGGACATCCGTTGA
- a CDS encoding cache domain-containing protein — protein sequence MGFLHKVAWLGVMLFVGAGQVNAATQKDDSKAAIALLEKALAYYHDNGDKAFAAFSRQGEFVDKDRYVFVVDTKGVMLASGGPSSALIGRDVSEVLGPDLQKAFKDALLVPEGNGIQQAEYRWQNWTDGKVERKHVYYQRIGQRILAVGYYLPRASAEQAKALLDKAATDLGKDEKGTLTAINSLKGGYLQDDLYVFVVDLDTQRYVAHGTNLRLINTDFSKIKDPEGKPVGEPILALIAKQDDGEYEYRWKNPVTGKVEDKHAYLKKVGHFLVAVGYYSP from the coding sequence ATGGGTTTTTTGCATAAAGTGGCGTGGCTCGGGGTGATGCTTTTTGTGGGGGCAGGGCAGGTCAACGCCGCTACACAAAAGGACGACAGCAAGGCCGCCATCGCTTTGCTGGAAAAGGCTTTGGCCTATTACCACGACAATGGCGACAAGGCTTTCGCCGCGTTCAGCCGTCAGGGTGAGTTCGTCGACAAGGATCGCTACGTGTTCGTGGTCGACACCAAAGGCGTGATGCTCGCCAGCGGCGGGCCTTCCTCAGCCTTGATCGGCCGCGATGTCAGCGAGGTGCTCGGGCCGGATCTGCAGAAGGCCTTCAAGGATGCATTGCTGGTGCCGGAAGGCAACGGCATCCAGCAAGCCGAATACCGCTGGCAGAACTGGACGGACGGCAAGGTCGAGCGCAAACATGTGTATTACCAGCGCATCGGTCAGCGCATTCTGGCAGTCGGTTATTACCTGCCGCGTGCGTCAGCCGAGCAGGCCAAGGCACTGCTCGACAAGGCGGCGACCGATCTGGGAAAGGACGAGAAGGGCACGCTGACAGCCATCAATTCGCTCAAGGGCGGTTACCTGCAGGATGACCTGTACGTGTTCGTGGTCGATCTTGACACCCAGCGCTACGTGGCCCATGGCACCAACCTGCGCCTGATCAATACCGACTTCAGCAAGATCAAGGACCCGGAAGGCAAACCGGTGGGCGAGCCGATTCTGGCGCTGATCGCCAAACAGGACGACGGCGAATACGAATACCGCTGGAAAAACCCGGTGACCGGCAAGGTCGAAGACAAGCATGCCTACCTGAAGAAGGTCGGGCATTTTCTGGTGGCTGTGGGTTACTACAGCCCTTGA
- a CDS encoding ATPase translates to MSMRNDANDDFDDVPSLRADTFDDDDIPPTARTSVHSRTPPVVKVKAASTGPLWALVGALFFAFIGLAWWSFQQISLMEQQLVATQESFARISEEAAGRLQDISGKVVASQSNVNSDSEALKLQIKQLETQLLDQSKQQQGVVGQASDLDKRLAQMTAQTTEQQNANTQLQAQVKALSAELATLKSAPADTSKVDAQLKSYDAQLKSLGADIAALKKQGNSNAAIERLEQEIVVLKSEQDNRPATPQGGGNTAEFDAFRGQMTRNLNTLQAQIQNLQQQINARP, encoded by the coding sequence ATGTCCATGCGTAACGATGCCAACGACGATTTCGACGATGTACCGAGCCTGCGGGCCGACACCTTTGACGACGATGACATTCCGCCCACCGCCCGCACCTCCGTGCACTCGCGTACGCCGCCGGTGGTCAAGGTCAAGGCTGCGAGTACCGGGCCGCTGTGGGCACTGGTCGGCGCGTTGTTCTTTGCCTTCATCGGTCTGGCCTGGTGGAGCTTCCAGCAGATTTCGCTGATGGAGCAGCAGTTGGTCGCGACTCAGGAAAGCTTTGCGCGCATCAGCGAGGAAGCGGCGGGGCGCCTGCAGGACATTTCCGGCAAAGTCGTCGCCAGCCAGAGCAACGTCAACAGCGACAGCGAAGCGTTGAAGCTGCAGATCAAACAGCTGGAAACCCAGTTGCTGGATCAAAGCAAGCAGCAGCAAGGCGTGGTCGGTCAGGCCAGCGATCTGGACAAGCGTCTGGCGCAGATGACCGCGCAGACCACCGAACAACAGAACGCCAACACCCAGTTGCAGGCCCAGGTCAAAGCTTTGAGCGCCGAACTCGCAACGCTGAAAAGCGCACCGGCGGATACCAGCAAGGTCGACGCCCAGCTCAAGAGTTATGACGCCCAGCTGAAAAGCCTAGGCGCTGATATCGCTGCGCTGAAAAAGCAGGGCAACTCGAACGCAGCGATCGAGCGCCTGGAGCAGGAAATCGTCGTTCTCAAGAGTGAACAGGACAACCGCCCGGCAACGCCACAGGGTGGCGGCAATACCGCTGAGTTCGATGCGTTCCGTGGCCAGATGACCCGCAACCTCAACACCCTGCAGGCGCAGATCCAGAATCTGCAGCAGCAGATCAATGCCCGGCCATAA
- a CDS encoding MDR family MFS transporter has protein sequence MTNLNHPETPKPAIRSVLVALMLAIFLGALDQTIVAVSMPAISAQFKDVSLLAWVISGYMVAMTVAVPIYGKLGDLYGRRKLMLFGMGLFTLASLFCGMAQSMEQLVLARILQGIGAGGMISVSQAIIGDIVPPRERGRYQGYFSSMYAVASVAGPVLGGYMTEYLSWRWVFLINLPLGLGAWWVANRNLRGLPIPQRKPIIDYLGTLLMIIGLTALLLAITQVGQGHSWRSSEVLGLFACAVLVLAVFVWHERRAREPLLPMHLFTNRNALLCWCTIFFTSFQAISLIVLMPLRFQSVTGAGADAAALHLLPLAMGLPIGAYFAGRRTSITGRYKPQILTGALLMPISILGMAFTPPDATLVSSLFMLLSGIAGGMQFPTSLVGTQNSVEQRDIGVATSTTNLFRSLGGAVGVALMSALLLALLQDSSFAHLASNSLLSEGHSGNVLLDGLNAAPGDAQNALRAELSVTFRHLLWVSTAVSLLGLAAAIAMPNKLLRGREHGAK, from the coding sequence GTGACCAATCTCAATCACCCTGAAACGCCCAAACCGGCTATTCGCAGCGTGCTGGTCGCGCTGATGCTGGCAATCTTTCTCGGCGCACTGGACCAGACCATCGTCGCCGTCTCGATGCCCGCCATCTCCGCACAGTTCAAGGACGTCAGCCTGCTGGCCTGGGTGATTTCCGGGTACATGGTGGCAATGACTGTGGCCGTGCCGATCTACGGCAAGCTCGGCGATCTGTACGGGCGACGCAAACTGATGCTGTTCGGCATGGGCCTGTTCACCCTCGCCTCGCTGTTTTGCGGCATGGCGCAAAGCATGGAACAACTGGTGCTGGCGCGGATTCTCCAGGGCATCGGCGCCGGCGGGATGATTTCGGTCAGTCAGGCGATTATCGGCGACATCGTCCCGCCGCGCGAACGCGGGCGTTATCAGGGTTATTTCAGCAGCATGTATGCGGTGGCCAGCGTCGCCGGGCCGGTGCTCGGCGGCTACATGACCGAGTACCTGTCGTGGCGCTGGGTTTTTCTGATCAATCTGCCACTGGGGCTGGGCGCCTGGTGGGTTGCCAATCGCAATCTGCGCGGCCTGCCGATTCCACAACGCAAACCGATCATCGACTACCTCGGCACGCTGTTGATGATCATCGGTTTGACCGCCCTGCTGCTGGCCATCACTCAGGTCGGTCAGGGCCATTCGTGGCGCAGCAGCGAAGTGCTCGGCTTGTTCGCCTGTGCGGTGCTGGTGCTGGCGGTGTTCGTCTGGCATGAACGCCGGGCACGCGAACCGCTGCTGCCGATGCACTTGTTCACAAACCGCAACGCGTTGCTGTGCTGGTGCACGATTTTTTTCACCAGTTTCCAGGCGATCTCGCTGATCGTGTTGATGCCGCTGCGCTTTCAGAGCGTCACCGGCGCCGGGGCCGATGCGGCGGCGTTGCACTTGCTGCCGCTGGCGATGGGCCTGCCGATTGGCGCTTATTTCGCCGGGCGTCGCACCTCGATCACCGGTCGCTACAAACCACAGATTCTGACTGGCGCGCTGCTGATGCCGATCTCGATTCTCGGCATGGCGTTCACCCCGCCGGATGCGACGCTGGTCAGCAGCCTGTTCATGCTGCTCAGCGGGATCGCCGGCGGCATGCAGTTCCCGACTTCGCTGGTGGGCACGCAGAATTCAGTGGAACAACGCGACATCGGCGTCGCCACCAGCACCACCAACCTGTTCCGCTCGCTGGGCGGCGCGGTGGGTGTAGCGTTGATGTCGGCGCTGTTGCTGGCGTTGTTGCAGGATTCGAGCTTTGCCCATCTGGCGAGCAACTCGCTGCTCAGCGAGGGGCATTCGGGCAACGTGCTGCTCGACGGTCTGAACGCCGCCCCGGGTGATGCGCAAAACGCCCTGCGTGCCGAGCTTTCGGTGACGTTCCGGCATTTGCTGTGGGTGAGTACGGCGGTGTCGCTGCTGGGGCTGGCGGCGGCGATTGCGATGCCGAACAAGTTGCTGCGGGGGCGCGAGCACGGCGCCAAATAA
- the pobA gene encoding 4-hydroxybenzoate 3-monooxygenase, which yields MKTLKTQVAIIGAGPSGLLLGQLLHNAGIDTLILERQTPDYVLGRIRAGVLEQGMVELLRQAGVGTRMDAEGLVHSGFDLALDGRLAHIDLQGLTGGKTVMVYGQTEVTRDLMAARREAGALSFYEVSDVVPHGMKSDEAFVTFEKNGETWRVDCDYIAGCDGFHGVARQSIPEACLKIFERVYPFGWLGILADTPPVHEELVYARHERGFALCSMRSATRTRYYLQVPAEENVADWSDERFWAELKTRLPAALAEKLVTGPSIEKSIAPLRSFVVEPMQYGRMFLLGDAAHIVPPTGAKGLNLAASDVSTLFNILLKVYREGRTDLLEKYSEICLRRVWKAERFSWWMTSMLHRFDEHDDFSQRISASELDYFVSSEAGRKTIAENYVGLPYEAIE from the coding sequence ATGAAAACGCTGAAAACCCAAGTCGCCATCATTGGCGCCGGTCCGTCCGGATTGCTCCTCGGTCAGTTGCTGCACAACGCCGGAATCGACACCCTGATTCTCGAACGCCAGACACCCGATTATGTGCTCGGACGAATTCGCGCCGGCGTGCTTGAACAAGGCATGGTAGAGCTGTTGCGTCAGGCCGGGGTGGGTACACGCATGGATGCCGAAGGGTTGGTGCATTCCGGCTTCGATCTGGCGCTGGATGGGCGTCTGGCACACATCGATCTGCAGGGTTTGACCGGCGGAAAAACCGTGATGGTTTACGGCCAGACCGAAGTCACGCGCGACCTGATGGCCGCTCGTCGGGAGGCCGGTGCGCTGTCGTTTTATGAAGTGAGCGATGTCGTTCCTCACGGCATGAAAAGCGACGAGGCCTTTGTCACCTTCGAAAAGAACGGTGAAACCTGGCGCGTCGATTGCGATTACATCGCCGGTTGCGATGGTTTTCACGGCGTGGCCCGGCAGTCAATTCCCGAGGCCTGCCTGAAGATCTTCGAGCGGGTCTATCCGTTCGGCTGGCTGGGAATTCTCGCTGACACCCCGCCGGTGCACGAAGAACTGGTCTATGCGCGCCATGAACGCGGCTTCGCCCTGTGCAGCATGCGTTCGGCCACCCGTACCCGTTATTACCTGCAAGTGCCGGCCGAGGAAAACGTCGCCGACTGGTCCGACGAGCGCTTTTGGGCTGAGCTGAAAACACGTCTGCCCGCCGCGCTTGCCGAGAAACTGGTGACTGGCCCGTCGATTGAAAAAAGCATCGCGCCGCTGCGCAGTTTTGTCGTCGAACCCATGCAGTACGGGCGGATGTTTCTGCTCGGCGATGCAGCGCACATTGTGCCGCCCACCGGTGCCAAGGGTCTGAACCTGGCCGCCAGCGATGTCAGCACGCTGTTCAACATTCTGCTGAAGGTTTATCGCGAAGGGCGCACCGATTTGCTGGAGAAATATTCGGAAATCTGCCTGCGCCGGGTATGGAAAGCTGAACGGTTTTCCTGGTGGATGACCAGCATGCTGCACCGCTTCGACGAGCACGACGATTTTAGCCAGCGGATCAGCGCCTCGGAACTGGACTACTTTGTCAGTTCCGAAGCGGGGCGAAAAACCATTGCAGAAAATTACGTCGGACTTCCGTACGAGGCTATCGAATAG